The Acidicapsa acidisoli genome window below encodes:
- a CDS encoding efflux RND transporter permease subunit, giving the protein MWIVKLALTKPYTFVVAAILILLLGIASVATMPTDILPNIDIPVITVVYDYRGLQAQEMEQRITTFNEFIMSTVNDVKSIDSQTVRGYAVLMIYFQPQVHIDAAIAQVGAATQSIRFRFPPGVNPPWVLRFSASTVPIYQLALSSDSLSQSELYDYGIFRVRQKISVVPGTLLEAPHGGVVRQIMVDLNQQALLAKGLTPIDVESAITSQDVTMPTGTIKIGGREYGSSLNNSPIDALALNDVPVKVVGNSVIFMRDVAHVRDGWMVQQNVVRANGKPSVLTPIYRSGSVSTLSIIDHIKNKILPAVQAAAPKGMTIKGLFDQSVIVRASITGVVREAIIASMLTALMILVFLGSWRSTLIIAVSIPLSILSSIIILNALGQTLNTMTLGGLALAVGILVDDATVTIENIHRHMDRHSLFDAVLKGASEIAAPTFVSTLTICIVFVSVVFLTGPAKYLFTPMAMAVVFAMMASYILSRTLVPTLVNFLLAGETHYSEKASDHTAEEPRPSWFEKFNDGFNAAYLRFQAFYTGLLHGFIEHQRTALIACACVMATAFVLLPFVGQDFFPSVDTGQFRLHMRAMPGTRIEESSVMFSQVEQKIREIIPPDQLDLVLDDIGLPQDPISFTFGFTPNIGAFDGEVLVSLNEKHSATEGYIEQLRKVLPKDFPSITFYFEPADMVTRILDFGVTAPIDVQVQGTSEGNFDVARDLRTKIAAVPGAVDVHTQQVMDSPTLKIDVDRTRAAQFGLTQQDVANSLFVSMASGYAVAPNFWADPKMGITYTVTAQTPQYRLDSMNMLKETPIPIKTVPNQTEMLGNMATISPSYEPIVVNHHNVQRVYDVLLNTQATDLGSIAKRVQKIVDEEQKKLPPGNTIEVRGQVESMHEAFTRLGIGLVFAAVLVYLLMVVNYQSWLDPFIIICALPGAFCGIVWALFLTQTTFSVPSLMGAIMSIGVATANSILLVTFAKQQSESGHTALEAAVSAGSTRLRPILMTAFAMIVGMLPMALGLGEGGEQNAPLARAVIGGLSMATFATLFFVPLMYSLIHGRREATAEEIAQ; this is encoded by the coding sequence ATGTGGATTGTCAAGCTTGCGCTGACGAAGCCGTATACCTTTGTCGTCGCCGCCATTCTGATTCTGCTGTTGGGCATCGCGTCCGTGGCAACGATGCCTACCGACATCCTGCCGAACATCGATATCCCTGTCATTACGGTGGTCTACGATTACCGGGGCCTGCAGGCGCAGGAGATGGAACAGCGGATTACGACCTTCAACGAGTTCATCATGTCGACGGTGAACGACGTAAAGTCGATCGACTCGCAGACGGTGCGTGGCTACGCGGTGCTGATGATCTACTTTCAGCCGCAGGTGCACATTGATGCGGCTATCGCGCAGGTCGGCGCGGCTACGCAATCGATTCGGTTTCGCTTTCCTCCGGGCGTGAATCCGCCGTGGGTGCTGCGCTTCAGTGCATCGACGGTGCCGATTTATCAGCTTGCTCTATCGAGTGACTCGCTCTCGCAATCGGAGTTGTATGACTACGGCATCTTCCGGGTGCGGCAGAAGATCTCGGTCGTTCCGGGCACGCTGCTTGAGGCGCCACATGGCGGTGTAGTGCGACAGATCATGGTGGATCTGAATCAGCAGGCTCTGCTGGCGAAGGGCCTGACACCCATAGACGTGGAGAGTGCCATCACGTCGCAGGACGTGACCATGCCCACCGGCACAATCAAGATCGGTGGCCGTGAGTATGGTTCGAGCCTCAACAATAGTCCGATCGATGCGCTTGCCTTGAACGATGTCCCTGTCAAGGTGGTTGGAAACTCGGTGATCTTCATGCGCGACGTTGCGCATGTGCGCGATGGATGGATGGTGCAGCAGAATGTTGTGCGGGCCAACGGCAAGCCTTCGGTGCTGACTCCGATCTATCGCAGCGGTTCCGTATCGACGCTCTCGATTATCGACCATATCAAGAACAAGATATTGCCCGCAGTGCAGGCGGCTGCGCCAAAGGGCATGACGATCAAGGGACTGTTTGACCAGTCGGTGATCGTTCGCGCATCGATCACTGGAGTTGTGCGCGAGGCGATCATTGCTTCGATGCTGACCGCGCTCATGATCTTGGTGTTTCTCGGGAGCTGGCGCAGCACGTTGATTATTGCCGTCTCGATTCCGCTCTCGATCCTGAGTTCGATCATCATTCTGAATGCGCTTGGGCAGACGTTGAATACGATGACCCTGGGCGGGCTGGCGCTGGCTGTCGGTATCCTGGTCGATGACGCTACCGTCACCATCGAGAATATTCATCGGCACATGGATAGGCACTCGCTTTTCGATGCTGTGCTTAAGGGAGCGTCGGAGATTGCCGCGCCGACGTTTGTGTCGACGCTGACGATCTGCATTGTCTTCGTCTCTGTCGTCTTTCTCACCGGGCCGGCGAAGTATCTGTTTACGCCGATGGCAATGGCTGTGGTCTTTGCAATGATGGCCTCGTACATCCTTTCGCGAACGCTCGTGCCTACATTGGTCAACTTCCTGCTGGCCGGCGAAACGCATTACTCGGAGAAGGCGTCGGATCACACTGCCGAGGAGCCGCGGCCGTCGTGGTTCGAGAAGTTCAACGACGGCTTCAATGCTGCTTATCTGCGCTTTCAGGCCTTTTATACAGGCTTGTTGCATGGCTTCATCGAACATCAGCGAACCGCCTTGATTGCCTGCGCCTGCGTGATGGCAACGGCATTTGTGTTGCTTCCTTTTGTCGGGCAGGACTTCTTCCCCAGTGTGGATACGGGCCAGTTCCGGCTGCATATGCGCGCCATGCCTGGAACGCGTATCGAGGAGTCGAGCGTGATGTTCAGCCAGGTGGAGCAGAAGATCCGCGAGATCATTCCGCCGGATCAGCTTGACCTGGTTCTTGACGACATCGGTTTGCCGCAGGATCCGATCAGCTTCACCTTCGGCTTCACGCCGAATATCGGAGCTTTCGATGGAGAAGTCCTCGTATCGCTGAACGAGAAGCATTCTGCGACGGAGGGTTATATCGAGCAACTGCGAAAGGTGCTGCCCAAGGACTTTCCGTCGATCACCTTTTACTTCGAGCCTGCCGACATGGTGACGCGCATTCTGGACTTCGGCGTGACCGCGCCGATTGATGTGCAGGTGCAGGGCACGAGTGAGGGCAACTTCGATGTGGCGCGTGATCTTCGCACGAAGATTGCAGCTGTACCAGGGGCGGTCGATGTTCACACGCAGCAGGTGATGGATAGTCCCACACTCAAGATTGACGTCGACAGGACGCGTGCTGCGCAGTTCGGCCTTACGCAGCAGGATGTGGCCAACAGTCTGTTTGTATCCATGGCCTCGGGTTATGCTGTCGCGCCGAACTTCTGGGCCGACCCCAAGATGGGGATCACCTACACGGTGACTGCGCAGACACCGCAGTATCGGTTGGATTCGATGAACATGCTGAAGGAGACGCCGATCCCGATCAAGACTGTGCCGAACCAGACTGAGATGCTTGGCAACATGGCGACGATCAGTCCGTCTTACGAACCAATCGTGGTCAATCATCACAACGTGCAGCGAGTCTACGATGTGCTGCTCAATACGCAGGCTACCGATCTCGGGTCGATTGCGAAGCGGGTTCAGAAGATTGTCGATGAGGAGCAGAAGAAACTGCCTCCCGGCAACACCATCGAGGTGCGCGGACAGGTGGAAAGCATGCATGAGGCGTTTACGCGTCTCGGCATCGGACTCGTCTTCGCAGCGGTGCTGGTCTATCTGCTGATGGTGGTGAACTATCAGAGCTGGCTCGATCCGTTCATCATCATCTGCGCTCTTCCGGGAGCATTCTGTGGCATCGTATGGGCGCTCTTCTTGACGCAGACGACCTTCAGCGTGCCCAGCCTGATGGGAGCCATCATGTCCATCGGCGTTGCGACGGCGAATTCCATTCTGCTGGTGACGTTTGCTAAGCAACAGAGTGAAAGCGGGCACACAGCTCTCGAAGCTGCTGTCAGCGCCGGCTCGACGCGCTTGCGGCCCATCCTGATGACGGCGTTCGCGATGATCGTCGGGATGCTGCCGATGGCGCTTGGACTTGGCGAAGGCGGAGAGCAGAATGCACCGCTGGCGCGCGCCGTCATCGGCGGCTTATCGATGGCCACGTTCGCAACGCTGTTCTTCGTTCCCTTGATGTATAGCCTCATTCACGGAAGACGCGAAGCGACTGCAGAGGAGATCGCACAATGA
- a CDS encoding efflux RND transporter periplasmic adaptor subunit, with translation MTTIQTNTQTSRKAPRIAGGVVLLIVLLAIGIVPRIFRSEEARDVVRASTVLTPEVTVIHSRLGSPQSAVTLPGNLQPLYSASVFARTNGYVEKRLVDIGAHVKAGQTLAIIASPEVDQQLNQARADVLQASAAVEQMKAALEQAQANLDIARITRDRYAPLISKRAVTQQSLDEADEAFNARTADVSAAHANIDAAQASLKSRKANVDRLVQMQGFERVVAPFDGVITARNVERGDLVNNGSDNGATSLFSIAQSNILRVQIEVPQSDALSIKDGQEATLTVQERPGRRYVAKVTRTADSVDLAARTMLTEVQVDNSDGSLVPGMYGEMTFDVTASKPSVIIPSTALVIDKNGMHVVSVSADSRVHFIPVDIGQDQGSQVAISQGLHGGETLVSNPSDLLNEGQKVSIAQ, from the coding sequence ATGACGACCATTCAGACGAATACTCAAACATCCCGCAAGGCTCCCCGCATCGCCGGTGGCGTTGTGCTGCTGATCGTCCTGCTGGCGATTGGAATTGTTCCGCGCATATTCAGAAGCGAAGAAGCGCGCGACGTGGTTCGGGCCAGTACTGTTCTTACTCCCGAAGTCACCGTGATCCATTCGCGGTTGGGTTCTCCACAGAGTGCGGTTACACTGCCTGGGAATCTGCAGCCGCTGTATAGCGCTTCTGTCTTTGCGCGCACGAATGGCTACGTCGAGAAACGGCTTGTCGATATCGGTGCGCATGTGAAGGCGGGACAGACACTGGCCATCATTGCAAGCCCTGAGGTTGACCAGCAGCTGAACCAGGCACGGGCGGATGTACTGCAGGCCTCGGCCGCTGTCGAACAGATGAAGGCTGCACTCGAGCAGGCGCAGGCAAATCTCGACATCGCGCGCATCACCCGCGACCGGTACGCGCCGCTGATCAGCAAGCGCGCCGTGACGCAACAATCCCTTGACGAAGCGGACGAGGCATTCAATGCGCGCACGGCGGATGTATCGGCGGCGCATGCCAACATCGACGCTGCCCAGGCCAGCCTGAAATCGCGAAAGGCCAACGTCGATCGCCTGGTGCAAATGCAGGGATTCGAGCGGGTCGTTGCTCCATTCGATGGGGTGATCACGGCTCGCAATGTTGAACGGGGCGACCTCGTGAACAACGGCAGCGACAATGGCGCGACGAGTCTTTTCAGCATCGCGCAGAGCAACATCCTTCGCGTTCAGATCGAGGTTCCGCAATCGGATGCGCTCTCGATCAAGGATGGACAAGAGGCGACTCTCACCGTGCAAGAAAGGCCCGGCCGCCGCTACGTCGCCAAGGTTACTCGCACCGCGGACTCCGTGGACCTGGCTGCCCGCACGATGCTCACCGAGGTTCAGGTGGATAACAGCGATGGCTCGCTGGTCCCCGGCATGTACGGCGAGATGACCTTTGACGTCACAGCCAGCAAGCCGTCGGTCATCATTCCCTCAACGGCGCTGGTCATCGACAAGAACGGAATGCATGTCGTTTCGGTATCGGCGGATAGCCGGGTGCATTTTATCCCGGTCGACATCGGTCAGGACCAGGGTTCGCAGGTTGCAATATCCCAGGGATTGCACGGCGGAGAAACATTGGTCAGCAATCCAAGCGATCTGTTGAACGAAGGACAGAAGGTTTCCATTGCGCAGTGA
- a CDS encoding efflux transporter outer membrane subunit: MNRSLLLIPGITLLLIAGCKVGPNYKQPAAITAPAFKEAPADTSSANDGWRPGQPSDQTLKGDWWRMYQDPELDTLEAQVNDANQTLKIAEANFRSARAAIGFARSSEAPTVGVGASAHTMRESANEPYFYSSLANNGGGDFTLPLDLNYEIDLWGRIRRGVTAARAQAQASAADMESVRLSLHAELATDYFGLRSADGQEQLLDDTIKAYEDAVQLTRDRFNGGLAVTSDVTQAETQLDQARVQRTDAEVQRTQYEHAIAVLIGKPPAALTIPRSPINIQAPQLPVVPGLVPSALLERRPDIAAAERRMAAANEQIGIAKAAYYPTLSLSALVGMEGTSALNWFSWPSRLWAVGPSMSETLFDGGRRHAVSEQARAGYDATVATYRQTALEAFQQVEDNLAALRILETERKQQQRATAEALESLDTFQARYTGGLELYLQVVTSQTVALANQRNDIELMHRQLDASVLLIKALGGGWDSHQISKL, encoded by the coding sequence ATGAATCGATCTCTTCTGCTTATACCGGGCATCACGTTGCTGCTGATAGCGGGCTGCAAGGTTGGTCCCAATTACAAGCAGCCCGCTGCGATCACCGCGCCTGCCTTCAAGGAAGCGCCTGCCGATACGTCGTCCGCAAATGATGGATGGAGACCGGGGCAGCCCAGCGATCAGACCCTGAAGGGCGACTGGTGGCGCATGTATCAGGATCCTGAGCTCGACACTCTCGAAGCGCAGGTGAATGACGCGAACCAGACATTGAAGATCGCTGAGGCGAACTTTCGCTCTGCCCGCGCGGCCATCGGCTTCGCACGATCGAGCGAGGCTCCGACGGTGGGCGTTGGAGCCAGCGCGCATACGATGCGGGAGTCCGCGAACGAACCATATTTTTATTCGAGCCTGGCCAATAACGGCGGTGGAGACTTTACTCTGCCGCTCGATCTGAACTATGAGATCGACCTTTGGGGACGCATTCGTCGCGGGGTAACTGCAGCAAGGGCACAGGCACAGGCGAGTGCGGCTGATATGGAGAGCGTGAGGCTGAGTCTTCATGCGGAGCTGGCGACGGATTACTTTGGCCTGCGCAGCGCCGACGGGCAGGAACAGTTGCTGGACGATACGATCAAGGCTTACGAAGACGCCGTGCAACTGACGCGAGACCGCTTCAATGGCGGTCTTGCGGTTACATCCGACGTTACGCAGGCGGAGACACAATTGGATCAGGCACGTGTTCAGCGCACGGATGCTGAAGTTCAACGCACGCAGTATGAGCATGCCATCGCGGTGCTGATCGGCAAGCCTCCGGCCGCGTTAACTATTCCTCGCAGTCCGATCAACATTCAGGCACCGCAACTGCCGGTTGTTCCCGGACTCGTGCCCTCCGCACTGCTCGAACGCCGTCCGGATATCGCAGCGGCAGAACGCCGCATGGCCGCTGCCAACGAACAAATCGGAATTGCGAAGGCAGCCTACTATCCGACGCTTTCTCTCAGTGCGCTTGTTGGCATGGAGGGAACGTCCGCATTGAACTGGTTCAGCTGGCCAAGCCGTCTTTGGGCTGTGGGTCCTTCCATGTCGGAGACTCTCTTCGATGGCGGACGCCGCCATGCGGTTTCTGAGCAGGCACGCGCCGGATATGATGCAACCGTCGCCACATACCGTCAGACCGCGCTGGAGGCATTTCAACAGGTCGAAGACAATCTTGCCGCGCTGCGCATTTTGGAGACAGAGCGGAAACAGCAGCAGCGCGCCACGGCCGAGGCCCTGGAATCACTCGATACATTTCAGGCGCGTTATACCGGCGGCCTTGAGCTTTATCTCCAGGTAGTCACGTCGCAGACTGTGGCGCTGGCGAACCAGAGAAATGACATTGAACTGATGCATCGGCAATTGGACGCCAGCGTTCTGCTCATCAAAGCATTGGGCGGAGGCTGGGATTCCCACCAAATATCTAAACTATAG
- a CDS encoding protein adenylyltransferase SelO yields MNTPDTSEIASSAALDSDHGSVRFSFENTYARLPEHFYSRVNPTPVAAPRLIKVNVALARGLGLDPTALASEQGVEILAGNRVAARSEPLALAYAGHQFGYFVPQLGDGRANLLGELMGTDGVRYDIQLKGSGPTPFSRRGDGRAALGPVLREYIVSEAMAALGVPTTRALAAVTTGEQVRREAFFPGAVLTRVAASHLRVGTFQYFAATGDVEAVRILADYAIARHYSAAAESKQPYRALLDGVISRHAHLVAQWMLLGFIHGVMNTDNSSISGETLDYGPCAFMEAYDPQMVFSSIDHQGRYSYGNQPRIDLWNLTRLAETLLPVLEQETGSKEAALASANEALAAFAPQFEASQAAGLRKKLGLLTERDGDLELAQDLLRRMAANRADFTLTFRRLCDAAASADGDDGVRKLFSDPAAYDAWVVGWRRRLEDESDSAETRADVMRRANPAYIPRNHIVEAVIEAAVGQENFQPFEELLEVVSHPYEERPGLERYATPASPDERVLQTFCGT; encoded by the coding sequence ATGAATACTCCCGATACTTCCGAAATCGCGTCATCCGCAGCCTTGGATTCAGATCATGGCTCCGTTCGTTTTAGCTTCGAAAACACGTATGCCCGATTGCCGGAGCACTTCTACTCACGTGTGAACCCCACGCCCGTAGCGGCGCCGCGCCTCATCAAGGTGAACGTTGCATTGGCCCGAGGCCTGGGCCTGGATCCAACTGCTCTGGCGAGCGAACAAGGAGTGGAGATCCTCGCAGGAAACCGCGTCGCCGCGAGATCCGAGCCTCTGGCGCTTGCATATGCAGGCCATCAGTTCGGATATTTCGTGCCGCAACTGGGCGACGGCCGCGCCAACCTGCTTGGCGAGTTGATGGGCACGGACGGCGTGCGCTATGACATTCAACTCAAAGGCTCGGGGCCGACTCCCTTCTCGCGTCGTGGCGATGGTCGAGCCGCACTGGGTCCCGTCCTGCGCGAGTACATCGTCAGTGAAGCCATGGCGGCCCTGGGAGTGCCGACAACCAGAGCCCTTGCCGCCGTGACCACGGGAGAACAGGTTCGCCGCGAAGCGTTCTTTCCTGGAGCCGTGCTGACCCGAGTAGCTGCGAGCCATCTTCGCGTGGGCACCTTCCAGTATTTCGCTGCAACGGGAGATGTGGAAGCTGTACGCATTCTGGCCGACTACGCCATCGCGCGGCACTATTCTGCCGCCGCCGAGTCGAAGCAGCCATATCGCGCTCTGCTGGATGGCGTAATTAGCCGTCATGCGCATCTCGTCGCACAATGGATGCTCCTCGGCTTCATCCACGGCGTGATGAACACCGACAACAGCTCCATCTCGGGCGAGACGCTCGATTACGGCCCCTGCGCATTCATGGAAGCATACGACCCGCAGATGGTCTTCAGTTCCATCGACCATCAGGGTCGCTACTCCTATGGCAATCAGCCCCGCATCGATCTATGGAACCTGACGCGTCTTGCCGAAACGTTGCTGCCCGTTCTGGAACAGGAGACGGGAAGCAAGGAAGCAGCGCTTGCCTCCGCTAACGAAGCCCTTGCCGCATTCGCTCCGCAGTTTGAAGCTTCGCAAGCTGCTGGCCTGCGCAAAAAGCTTGGACTGTTGACAGAGCGCGACGGCGATCTTGAACTGGCTCAGGACCTGCTGCGTCGCATGGCCGCCAACCGCGCAGACTTTACGCTGACCTTCCGCCGGCTTTGCGATGCCGCAGCCAGTGCGGACGGAGACGACGGCGTGCGCAAGCTGTTCTCCGACCCTGCGGCTTATGATGCATGGGTCGTGGGATGGCGCAGACGCCTCGAAGACGAGTCTGATTCAGCAGAAACGCGTGCTGACGTTATGCGGAGAGCAAACCCGGCATACATCCCGCGCAACCATATCGTCGAAGCAGTGATCGAGGCTGCGGTCGGACAAGAGAACTTCCAGCCGTTTGAGGAATTGCTCGAAGTGGTCTCCCATCCCTACGAGGAGCGGCCGGGACTGGAACGGTACGCCACTCCAGCCAGCCCCGACGAGCGTGTCCTTCAGACATTCTGCGGGACGTAA
- a CDS encoding ROK family transcriptional regulator, producing the protein MNDSVAVGRPAHLRHTNALTVLRLLREAGACSRADLVRASGLSAPTVTNVVGDLVAANLVKALGEGESSGGRPPDLIRFNAERGCLLAVQVASQSLSFLLTDLSGAELENSRVLLAGHKTTPEAICHLIDIELRRLLRKQKLAREQLLVLVVAVPAITNVDDGIVVSVSTLDNWRSVPLRALLNKVVRCLVIVENDTNLSALGERYRGAARFEETFTLINIGANVSAGIVLGGRIHHGAQWSAGEIGYLRLPKISRALPRLHEFGELESVLTSSAILKSWHESTRKSQARGVAAKRERNVAEILKLVQSGDKRAAKIIESRAAIVSDIIVNLALILNPGLILLAGEVGSHPVLLASVQKELERSEFAVTRISAASLGDFAALWGAIAAALEEIPLVLLPLPRS; encoded by the coding sequence ATGAATGATTCCGTTGCGGTCGGTAGACCAGCTCACCTGCGCCACACGAACGCGCTTACGGTCCTCAGGCTGTTACGAGAGGCAGGTGCCTGTTCCCGAGCGGATCTGGTACGGGCCTCCGGCCTGAGTGCGCCCACAGTGACAAACGTAGTCGGCGATCTGGTCGCGGCAAATCTGGTTAAGGCACTGGGGGAAGGGGAGTCGAGCGGGGGCCGTCCGCCAGACCTGATTCGTTTCAACGCGGAACGGGGTTGCCTGCTCGCCGTGCAGGTCGCTTCCCAATCCCTCTCGTTTTTGCTAACAGACCTGAGTGGCGCAGAACTGGAAAATTCAAGGGTTTTGCTGGCCGGTCATAAAACGACTCCCGAGGCGATCTGTCACCTGATTGACATTGAACTTCGTCGCCTGCTCAGGAAGCAAAAATTAGCACGTGAACAACTGCTGGTTTTGGTGGTCGCGGTTCCGGCGATAACGAACGTTGATGACGGCATTGTTGTCTCGGTAAGCACGCTAGACAATTGGCGAAGTGTTCCTCTGCGTGCGTTGCTGAATAAGGTCGTCCGCTGCCTGGTCATCGTGGAAAACGATACCAACTTATCCGCTTTGGGCGAGCGCTATCGCGGTGCTGCCCGATTTGAAGAGACATTCACCTTGATTAACATAGGGGCCAACGTGAGCGCCGGCATCGTATTGGGCGGACGCATTCATCACGGTGCGCAGTGGTCAGCGGGCGAGATCGGCTATCTTCGCCTGCCCAAGATCTCACGCGCTCTTCCGAGGCTTCATGAATTCGGCGAATTGGAAAGCGTTCTCACGAGTTCCGCGATTCTCAAGAGCTGGCACGAGTCAACTCGCAAGTCGCAAGCACGTGGTGTCGCAGCCAAGCGAGAGAGGAACGTCGCAGAGATTCTGAAGCTTGTTCAATCGGGAGACAAGCGTGCGGCAAAGATCATTGAAAGCCGTGCGGCGATTGTCTCCGACATCATCGTGAATCTGGCGCTGATCCTGAATCCGGGCCTCATCCTGCTCGCAGGCGAGGTCGGTAGCCACCCCGTCCTGCTCGCTTCGGTGCAAAAGGAGCTTGAGCGCAGCGAATTTGCTGTGACCAGAATCTCTGCAGCCTCTCTCGGCGATTTCGCCGCACTCTGGGGCGCGATCGCCGCGGCGCTGGAAGAAATCCCGCTTGTCTTGCTGCCACTACCGCGCAGCTAA
- a CDS encoding DUF5009 domain-containing protein has protein sequence MNTAATLQSSLPAIETKPSRVVSVDVFRGLTMAVMIFVNELSSVRGLPWWTYHAHAMEDRMTYVDMVFPFFLFAVGLSLPISVERRLKRDPSLPGLWLHVVLRVIGLIALGLILANADKADPSRMAIGGNLWALLGLVSAMLYLHVYPRSERFPTYSIVLRAIGVVGVLILFGIFRRTTSAGQAAWIDPSYPEILGLIGFSYLAAAILYIPTRRWKWSSLLWFVLLLAFCIVSTAKLIPVPGRIPIYIWPFDNGAMASILMAGVVTSQLLLGTDRRLMPQKAIARALGLGALILIAGWICVPLGISKIRATPTWSLWSIGAAMLLFTFLYWLCDLKGRNKWAILVRPAGSNALLTYLLPDLSYFLFATAGITYLDTHFSFGWPGVIKTLAFTLLMLVLAFLLTKARVRLQL, from the coding sequence ATGAACACAGCCGCCACGCTTCAATCCTCGTTGCCTGCAATTGAGACAAAGCCTTCTCGCGTTGTTTCAGTCGATGTTTTTCGCGGACTGACCATGGCCGTAATGATCTTCGTCAATGAGCTTTCATCCGTTCGAGGCCTCCCCTGGTGGACCTATCACGCGCACGCCATGGAAGATCGGATGACCTACGTCGACATGGTCTTTCCATTCTTCCTGTTCGCCGTTGGATTGTCCCTGCCGATTTCCGTAGAACGGAGATTGAAACGTGACCCATCCTTACCCGGCTTGTGGCTTCACGTTGTGTTGCGAGTCATCGGCCTTATCGCTCTCGGTCTCATCCTTGCCAATGCAGACAAGGCTGATCCGTCGCGAATGGCAATAGGTGGCAATCTCTGGGCTTTGCTTGGCCTTGTCAGCGCAATGCTGTATCTCCATGTCTATCCCAGATCTGAGCGTTTTCCAACGTATTCGATTGTGCTCCGCGCAATCGGTGTCGTCGGAGTGCTCATTCTTTTTGGGATCTTTCGTCGAACAACGAGCGCTGGACAAGCCGCATGGATCGACCCCTCTTACCCGGAGATACTAGGTCTCATCGGTTTCAGCTATCTTGCCGCGGCAATTCTCTATATCCCCACGCGGCGATGGAAATGGTCATCGTTGTTGTGGTTTGTTCTTCTGCTCGCTTTTTGCATAGTTTCAACAGCAAAGCTGATTCCTGTCCCCGGAAGAATTCCAATCTATATCTGGCCCTTTGACAACGGAGCCATGGCCTCTATCCTTATGGCTGGAGTCGTGACCTCGCAACTTCTGCTGGGCACTGATCGACGCCTTATGCCACAGAAGGCAATTGCGCGAGCTCTCGGACTAGGCGCGCTGATACTGATTGCCGGGTGGATTTGCGTTCCCCTTGGCATCTCCAAGATTCGTGCCACTCCCACGTGGTCGTTGTGGAGTATTGGGGCTGCGATGCTCCTGTTCACATTTCTATACTGGCTATGTGATCTCAAGGGGAGGAATAAGTGGGCCATCTTGGTGAGGCCAGCAGGCTCTAATGCGCTTCTAACCTACCTGTTGCCCGATCTGTCGTATTTTCTTTTCGCCACGGCTGGGATCACGTATCTCGATACCCACTTCAGCTTCGGTTGGCCGGGAGTTATCAAGACACTGGCTTTTACTCTCTTGATGTTAGTGCTGGCTTTCTTGCTTACCAAGGCAAGAGTTCGCCTGCAACTGTGA